Part of the Vigna angularis cultivar LongXiaoDou No.4 chromosome 1, ASM1680809v1, whole genome shotgun sequence genome, ACTACGGCTTGGCTCAGTGCTATGGTGATCTCTCATTGCTTGACTGTGTTTTATGTTATGCCGAGGCACGTACGGTTCTTCCCCAATGCTTCCCTTACAATGGTGGTCGCATATACCTTGATGGTTGCTTCATGAGGGCTGAAAACTACAGCTTCTTTGATGAGTACACAGGGCCGGGAGACAAGGCTGTTTGTGGAAATACAACAAGGAAGAATACAACTTTTCAAGCAGCAGCGAAGAAGGCTATTATGACTGCAGTTCAAGCTGCACCAAACAATAAAGGGTATGCTAGGACGGAGGTTGCTGTAGCAGGAACAGCAAATGACTCAGCTTATGTTCTGGCTAACTGTTGGAGGAGCTTGGACGCAAAGTCTTGCAAAGCTTGTCTTGAGAATGCATCTACTTCCATATTGGGGTGCCTTCCCTGGTCAGGAGGGCGAGCACTTAACACTGGATGCTTCATGAGGTACTCAGACACAGATTTTCTTAacaaggaagaggaaaatgggAGTTCAGGAGGTAAATAGATTGCAACTTTCTTCACTGTAATTGAGTATTATGCTTATTTGTGAGGATCCTGCTTTTAGAGTTATGAAAATTTTACACGTAACAGTATGTGTTCATTTTTCTGGCTTGTGCAGATAATGTATTAGTGATAGTGATTGCAGTAGTCAGTTCAACTATTGTTTTGGTGGTTGGAGTATCCCTTCTGCTTTATATCCGCAAACACAGATACGTTCAAATGAAACGAAGAGGTAACTGATTATTTGCTTATTACATAGTGTTGATTATGTGCTTATTACtcatgtgtgtgtatatatatatatatatatatatatatatcatagtCCCCATCCCATATTCATCTCAGacctatttaataaaatttggaatTACCATTGTATTATagcacaaatattttctagagtttccTTAAGCTCATTGTCATTCTGCTTTTCAGGTTCAAATGATGCAGAAAAGTTAGCCAAAAGTCTTCACCGCAATAGCTTGAACTTCAAATACTCTACACTGGAGAAGGCTACTAATTCTTTTGATGAAGCTAACAAGCTTGGTCAAGGAGGATTTGGAGCAGTTTATAGAGTAAGTTTTTGCCTATACAGACTTACATCCCCACCATATTTTACATTTCAAAGCCATTCTTAACATTTTCTTAACTGCAGGGAGTTCTGCCTGATGGAAGAGAGATTGCTATCAAGAGATTATATTTCAACAACAGGCATAGAGCAGCTGATTTCTACAATGAAGTCAACATAATTAGTAGTGTGGAACACAAAAATCTTGTCAGACTCTTAGGATGCAGTTGCTCAGGACCTGAAAGTTTTCTTATATATGAATTTCTACCTAACAGGAGTCTTGATCGCTTCATATTTGGTAACAAGCTTTTTCCTTTCAGATCTGAAAATCTCCCCATTTGATTGTTAGTCATAAAATTTCaacttaatacatttttttctacaCTTGCTAGATCAAAACAAGGGTAGAGAACTAAACTGGGACAAGAGATATGACATTATCATCGGGACAGCTGAAGGATTAGTTTACCTACATGAGAACTCCAATATTAGAATAATCCACAGAGATATAAAAGCCAGCAACATCTTATTGGATGCAAAGCTTCGCGCTAAAATTGCTGATTTTGGTCTGGCTAGGTCCTTTGAAGATGACAAGAGCCACATTAGCACAGCTATTGCTGGAACTTTGTAAGTATCTTCTACCAATAGAACATTTATTGTCAACAATACGAGCATCAgactaaattttgttagaaaGCTAGAGCCAGTGTAGAAAGACAGTAACCACTGTGTATTATATCTCAGTAGTgctattcaatttttttttttttttaattttttgtggaCCTGCAGAGGTTACATGGCTCCAGAGTACCTAGCACACGGTCAGTTAACAGAGAAAGCAGACGTATATAGCTTTGGGGTGTTACTGTTAGAAATAATTACTGGGAGACAGAATAACAGGAGCAAAGCATCAGAATATTCAGACAGCCTAGTAATAACGGTAAGTTGCACAATATGAGTTTTTTTGTTGTATTGTTTGTAAAGTAGGTAAGACAAGATTCGATGGTGAACTGAGTTGTCCTTGTGTTTGAATACTATGTTGTGACGAAATCAGACATGGAAGCATTTTCAATCAGGGAGTGCAGAAGAATTAATTGATCCATATCTGTTGTTGGATGAGAAGCATAGAAGCAATGTTAAGAATGATATTTTAAGAGTGGTGCAGATAGGACT contains:
- the LOC108324166 gene encoding cysteine-rich receptor-like protein kinase 2 isoform X1 encodes the protein MSRCVAYFQLFFSSFNQHSNYHIVSPIPLYIIIDFLISSVKWNQYDVRSGGDINSIHAFNTQSTVIAEPRANTVNTTCGHKLEHNSTIFVPNFVATMEKISEQMRITGYGTAVVGTGGPDTNYGLAQCYGDLSLLDCVLCYAEARTVLPQCFPYNGGRIYLDGCFMRAENYSFFDEYTGPGDKAVCGNTTRKNTTFQAAAKKAIMTAVQAAPNNKGYARTEVAVAGTANDSAYVLANCWRSLDAKSCKACLENASTSILGCLPWSGGRALNTGCFMRYSDTDFLNKEEENGSSGDNVLVIVIAVVSSTIVLVVGVSLLLYIRKHRYVQMKRRGSNDAEKLAKSLHRNSLNFKYSTLEKATNSFDEANKLGQGGFGAVYRGVLPDGREIAIKRLYFNNRHRAADFYNEVNIISSVEHKNLVRLLGCSCSGPESFLIYEFLPNRSLDRFIFDQNKGRELNWDKRYDIIIGTAEGLVYLHENSNIRIIHRDIKASNILLDAKLRAKIADFGLARSFEDDKSHISTAIAGTLGYMAPEYLAHGQLTEKADVYSFGVLLLEIITGRQNNRSKASEYSDSLVITTWKHFQSGSAEELIDPYLLLDEKHRSNVKNDILRVVQIGLLCTQEMCSLRPCMSKALKMLTKKEEHVEAPSNPPFIDESTMELHHQNDDPYSPFNVADSLATISHSSFYPR
- the LOC108324166 gene encoding cysteine-rich receptor-like protein kinase 2 isoform X2; amino-acid sequence: MERTTPVVYFQCFIFLLMKTVLLSKTVIAEPRANTVNTTCGHKLEHNSTIFVPNFVATMEKISEQMRITGYGTAVVGTGGPDTNYGLAQCYGDLSLLDCVLCYAEARTVLPQCFPYNGGRIYLDGCFMRAENYSFFDEYTGPGDKAVCGNTTRKNTTFQAAAKKAIMTAVQAAPNNKGYARTEVAVAGTANDSAYVLANCWRSLDAKSCKACLENASTSILGCLPWSGGRALNTGCFMRYSDTDFLNKEEENGSSGDNVLVIVIAVVSSTIVLVVGVSLLLYIRKHRYVQMKRRGSNDAEKLAKSLHRNSLNFKYSTLEKATNSFDEANKLGQGGFGAVYRGVLPDGREIAIKRLYFNNRHRAADFYNEVNIISSVEHKNLVRLLGCSCSGPESFLIYEFLPNRSLDRFIFDQNKGRELNWDKRYDIIIGTAEGLVYLHENSNIRIIHRDIKASNILLDAKLRAKIADFGLARSFEDDKSHISTAIAGTLGYMAPEYLAHGQLTEKADVYSFGVLLLEIITGRQNNRSKASEYSDSLVITTWKHFQSGSAEELIDPYLLLDEKHRSNVKNDILRVVQIGLLCTQEMCSLRPCMSKALKMLTKKEEHVEAPSNPPFIDESTMELHHQNDDPYSPFNVADSLATISHSSFYPR